The DNA sequence TCAATTCACTTGGAATCACTCCATCCATACTGTTTGAAGACAAATCCAACGATTCAAGTGTACTAATGTTTGCAAGAGATGAAGGTATATTTCCTATGAAGTTATTGTGCGACAAGTTCAAGTATCTGAGAGATTGAAGATTTCCTATAGAACACGGAATACTCCCTGAAAATCTATTCGAAGAGAAGTCAATCAACGTAAAGCCTTCCAATAATCTCTCCAATAATTGATGTTGACCTTTCAAAGTTACTCTCATCTCCAATAATATCCTAAAGAAATTTTCAATACTATTTCCAATAATATTATCCTTAGTTGTGTTTatcattatattgaaattgttGATATACCTTTCAGGTACAGAGCCCACAAATGCATTTCCAGATATATCTAAAACTTGCAACATGGGAAAGGGATGGTTCGTTAGTGAAGACGGTGACATGTTACCATCAAACTTGTTAGACCTCAAGACTAGCACCCGAAGTTGAGGAAAGGCTTCCATCCAGTATGGAAAATTGCCATGTATTCTATTATTTCCGATGTCAAGGCCCTCTAGACTGCTGCAGTTGGCTAATGACTCGGGTAATTTTCCTTCCAACTTATTACCATTGAAATTGATGGACCGGAGACTACACTCCTTACTAAACGTTGATGGAATTGGGCCCCTAAATCGATTCCCGTTTAGATGTAAGAAGTCTAGAGATTTACTCATGTTTCCAAAGCACATTGGAATTGTTTCCACCAAATTTgtatttgagagaaaaaaatacttaaccCGCGTTAGGTTGCAGATGGAGGATGGAAGCTTCCCGTTGAACTGATTGTAAGAGAgcataaatgaatatatgtTTGATAGCTTCCCGATCCCGGATGGTAGTCGACCTGTGAGTCGacgaaaatgataaaaaaaaaaatctacatGTCAATAAAGCACATATCAGTAAGTAACTGAGATAGATGTTGGAAGCTCACCGTTTAGTTTGttgtaagagagagataaatcAGCCAATTTGGATAGATTTCCAAAGTCATGTGGAATTGGACCTATAGAAGCAAAAGATAATAAGAAACTAATCAAATGCTTGCAAGTTACTTCATCAATGCATACTGTTGGAGTCTTTGCTTAATgtatattactaatttttagtacttcataaattaatactactatattggAATTAGTTGCTTTCTTTCTTTAGTTACATAGGATAGCAGCtcaccatttaatttgttgcgTGAACAATCAAGGTATCTTAAATTGGCAAGATTCACAATAGTGGGTGGTATTGAAcctgaaaattaaatgaataatagcttaaattttatttgcaaaACCTTTGTGGAAAAAGTAATTCAAAGATTGCATGTTGTTGCGTAAGGAGGAAGAAAGCTCACCATCTAAATTAGTAAGAGAGATCTAAGTATTCCAGTTTTGATAAATTTCCAATGGTGGGTGCTATTGGACCTGAAAGAAGTCATTTGTACTAAATATCTCCAAATTGTACATTGCATGCTACCAACAAGTCAACAACAATAACCATTTTACTATTTGCTTTAGACTTTTGGTctccgttccatgttaatagagttatttttctatttttggaagttccaagttaattgattcatttttatttttggcaaaaagtaattctccctt is a window from the Salvia hispanica cultivar TCC Black 2014 chromosome 1, UniMelb_Shisp_WGS_1.0, whole genome shotgun sequence genome containing:
- the LOC125202835 gene encoding receptor-like protein 33; translation: MLSYNQFNGKLPSSICNLTRVKYFFLSNTNLVETIPMCFGNMSKSLDFLHLNGNRFRGPIPSTFSKECSLRSINFNGNKLEGKLPESLANCSSLEGLDIGNNRIHGNFPYWMEAFPQLRVLVLRSNKFDGNMSPSSLTNHPFPMLQVLDISGNAFVGSVPERYINNFNIMINTTKDNIIGNSIENFFRILLEMRVTLKGQHQLLERLLEGFTLIDFSSNRFSGSIPCSIGNLQSLRYLNLSHNNFIGNIPSSLANISTLESLDLSSNSMDGVIPSELTGLTFLTKLNLSMNDLVGEVPRSNQFSTFENDSYVENFGLCGVPLTRKCKEETRPIEKEDDEDEDEFIDGFGWKSVVMGYGCGSIVGIGIGCRVPRYGKPRWLVEFFFGVEYYKKKKKRRQSKATPTQRRR